GCTCCGATGGCAGCAGTGGCTCCAGCAGTAGCTTCAGCCGCTCCTTCTGAAGAGAAAGCTCCTgaggaaaagaaagaggaaaaaacCACCTGGAATTTGAAACTCGAATCGTTTGATGCTGGTTCGAAAGCCAAGGTGATCAAAGAGGTGAAGTCTCTTTTGGGATTATCTCTTGTGGACGCAAAGAAATTCGTTGAAAGTGCTCCAAAggttttgaaagaaaatattttgaaagaggATGCTGAAGCTATAAAATCGAAGTTAGAGAAACTTTCTTGTAAAGTAGTCCTCGAATAAACTGGGttgtttataaaaaatttcatttctatGCTTTTCCGCCATTCAAATTCTTTGGGCAACCTTTTTGTTATTGCTTTGACATTGTGACACGATTTACTTTCTTGGATTCCCATAAAAACTAAGCTACGGAGGGAAAATTCATCATCTCTAAAAAAACCAGATATTAGGTAATGTATAAAATACTCCAAAATTATTAGTTAattatatgtttttattcTATTTGGGTTACACTCTATGTTTTCGCTCTTCGGTTCAGGAAGTTGCATGAAGACATTCATTAAACTTTTCGTATTCATCCTTTAGGGATTCCAAATCGCTTTCAGTAATTCCTTGGGTAGTGTTCCATGCAATTTCCGCTTCTAACTCTGGTTCTGAAATAGCCCAAATGTTTTCACGCATTCTTTTGTGTCGCTCTCTGTCTTCTTCAATCCTCTTAAGAATGTCGTTTTTTGAAATGGCTCCTGAAGTACTGGTATCACCTGACTTGCTCGCTTGTTCATGGGCTTCTACCGTAGCCATAGCATCTTTATATTGATTATCATCGATTACCTTCTTTTCATGCAAAGACTGGAGTACTTTTCTAACCTCTGGAGCGTTAGCAGCTCCAGCAGCTCCTATAGGAGCTACGTTCTGGACTAGCTTACAGATATCTCTACTAATCATATTAAGATATCCACCTGTAAGGCCATTTTTTAAGCACATCTCACAGAGTGTGTCCACAAAGTACATGATATTCACTCTTGTATTGAACGAACCTGACTCTAGTTCCTCCCATATACATGAATATAAGTCTTCTTCCAAGTCTAGATGCTTAATTGCAAATTGCGCGGGTTTAATTTGAGAGAATTGCGATGCATTCAATTTTCCCAAAAGCTGTAGAAATGTCATGCGGCCCTCAAATGGAtccattttattattgcaAGTATATTGGTAATTGCGAGTGCAACAACGATTTTTGTTATGATGGTTTTTCTTATACTTCGTGAACTTTGAATTCCAAAAACATCaagaataattttttaaataataataatgtGTGTTGTcttaaatttcaaatatagAATAAACTTCCTTTGCCAAGTGTTCATCTATTCTTGAAGCTGCAATCTCTGAAATTTGAGACTAAAAAAAGCGTTGGGATACTATTTTGCGAAAGGACGTTGAACCTTTCCAgattcaaataaattaaaatatactCAGTGCATAAGTAATATTAAGAGGTCTTCAAACTGTTAGCATGTTGCAAAATCTGTTGCTTTAAGTAGCATGTTACTTTATTTCAAACACTATTACTGTACCTTTAAAGAAACTAAAATctcattttattaaatactacttttttagtaatttcAACAGCGAAAtagtaaattttcaaagatatttttatatagCCCTGATAAAGTTATAACCATTCACCAAACTGTTAGGATCTCTGAGTATAAATAGCGGGAAAGAATAACTACTatactttaataaaagcaCAAAAACCGACCTTACTTATATGGTAAAATGAAACCCATGAATCagtaaacaatttttatttttttatacgCTCTACTAAGTCGTACATACAAAATCAACATTTCCTTTCAATAAAGAACTGCTTTGAAATCTAAAATGGCCAGCGACAAACTTATAAGGTTTGCctaaaaagtaaatataaTGGAGAAAAATACTCTcgaaaagagaaaaaaaatgcaggATGTATTGTTCAAggagaaaaatataacaaCGGGATAATGATATAATGGAAATACACCCGTCAAGTTGCAAGTAAAAGCGATCCTAAGCAGAATAAGCTTCTACAAACTCAACATAATCAGGACTTAACTCAACACCTGATCCTTGAGCCTCCTTGATAGCATTGCAAGCTTCCTTCAAGTAATTATCCTGACTAGCCTCGTCTTGAACAATTTGAGCCAGATCCATCTTTATATCCGCAAGTTTTAACAAGCGTTCA
Above is a genomic segment from Schizosaccharomyces pombe strain 972h- genome assembly, chromosome: III containing:
- the mrpl12 gene encoding mitochondrial 54S ribosomal protein bL12m encodes the protein MFRIASRQTRNLRALSSSKNWARSLVNTRSFRAAASVQNNNAQIGEMVDKISSLSLLETSELVKQLKEKLNIAEIAPMAAVAPAVASAAPSEEKAPEEKKEEKTTWNLKLESFDAGSKAKVIKEVKSLLGLSLVDAKKFVESAPKVLKENILKEDAEAIKSKLEKLSCKVVLE
- the lsg1 gene encoding Lsk1 complex gamma subunit lsg1, yielding MDPFEGRMTFLQLLGKLNASQFSQIKPAQFAIKHLDLEEDLYSCIWEELESGSFNTRVNIMYFVDTLCEMCLKNGLTGGYLNMISRDICKLVQNVAPIGAAGAANAPEVRKVLQSLHEKKVIDDNQYKDAMATVEAHEQASKSGDTSTSGAISKNDILKRIEEDRERHKRMRENIWAISEPELEAEIAWNTTQGITESDLESLKDEYEKFNECLHATS